A region of Salirhabdus salicampi DNA encodes the following proteins:
- a CDS encoding GGDEF domain-containing protein, with product MKYTGRIVMVSFVILTTIGWMIHYYVSFDLIHYKQFYFNIPFILLAYFLGKRHDEATYYSRRDHLTGAFNRYYITKCFKKNLQKKTNKMTLFIADVNNFKPINDQYGHEMGDKVLCKVTDAIQKNIRDTDYLCRWGGDEFLVITPKVNEEGAQKMVQRWKESLKPILKDFQVEVTISIGVATYPNEGKSLDDLVRLADKRMYEEKKLKISV from the coding sequence TTGAAATATACAGGTAGAATAGTAATGGTTTCCTTTGTCATCCTAACGACAATTGGTTGGATGATTCACTATTATGTAAGTTTTGACTTAATTCATTATAAACAGTTTTATTTTAACATTCCGTTTATTTTATTAGCTTATTTTTTAGGCAAGCGTCACGATGAGGCTACATATTATTCAAGACGAGATCACTTAACAGGGGCATTTAACCGTTATTATATAACGAAGTGCTTTAAAAAGAATTTACAGAAGAAGACAAATAAGATGACATTGTTTATTGCCGATGTTAACAACTTTAAACCGATAAATGACCAGTATGGACACGAAATGGGCGATAAGGTTCTTTGTAAAGTAACGGATGCGATTCAGAAAAATATTCGTGATACTGATTACCTTTGCCGTTGGGGAGGCGATGAATTCCTCGTCATTACACCTAAGGTTAATGAAGAAGGGGCTCAAAAAATGGTTCAGCGATGGAAAGAAAGTCTAAAGCCAATATTGAAAGACTTTCAAGTAGAAGTGACCATATCAATTGGTGTTGCTACGTACCCTAATGAAGGCAAGTCCTTAGACGATTTAGTACGTCTAGCTGATAAACGAATGTATGAGGAAAAAAAACTCAAGATTTCTGTTTAA
- a CDS encoding polysaccharide deacetylase family protein: protein MIVKNHDNSVLLTFDDGPTEYLSEILSILDEKNVQGVFFWQSNLLTNGTPWKRVLSNGHLIGSHAHSHPNFEELIYEEQYEEVRRSKEMLEKMIGNRIEIFRPPYGLYDSNTHRVANELNLRIILWKVASWDWKHGLDEVDDIVENVVDNVSKGDIVLLHELPQTIEALPRIIDGIRQKGLVLAEPSKKRF, encoded by the coding sequence GTGATCGTCAAAAATCATGATAATAGTGTTTTATTAACATTTGATGATGGACCAACGGAATATTTATCAGAAATATTATCGATTTTAGATGAAAAGAATGTACAAGGGGTCTTCTTTTGGCAATCGAATTTACTGACAAATGGAACTCCTTGGAAGCGCGTACTTTCAAATGGTCATTTAATTGGAAGTCATGCCCATTCTCATCCTAACTTTGAGGAATTAATATATGAGGAACAATATGAAGAAGTTCGAAGGTCAAAAGAAATGTTGGAAAAGATGATCGGTAATAGGATAGAAATCTTCCGTCCGCCTTATGGTTTGTATGATTCCAATACGCACAGAGTAGCAAATGAACTTAACTTACGAATTATTTTATGGAAAGTAGCGAGTTGGGACTGGAAACATGGGTTAGATGAAGTAGATGATATTGTTGAGAACGTTGTAGATAATGTTTCAAAAGGTGATATTGTTTTACTTCATGAGCTGCCTCAAACCATAGAAGCATTACCACGGATTATTGATGGAATACGTCAAAAGGGACTTGTTTTAGCAGAACCATCGAAAAAGAGATTTTAA
- the rhaB gene encoding rhamnulokinase, whose amino-acid sequence MKVLAIDLGASSGKILLGKLENDCINITEVHRFDNTPVKAGKQLYWDILRIYHEIKIGLKKAFHEEKSIESIAIDSWAIDFGLLDENGLLLGNPLHYRDHHTDGAIEEVTSIVGAKELYEKTGIQFIQINTIYQLYALQKNQSRILKEATSLLMIPDLIRYFLTGKKYNEFTNVTTTQLYNPVTNKWNKDIMEQLNIPTQIFNNPLVKPGTHVGDISEDVVKELNIPKTKVLAIGEHDTASAVAGVPSTHKDFIYLSCGTWSLMGTEVDEPYINEATYQANFTNEGGIEDTFRLLKNIMGLWIVQECKRIWDLEGNQFDYRQLVLDAKNATPFRSLINPDDERFFNPLNMIKEIQSFCQETEQPIPETVGQIVRCILESLAFKYRYTYEKISSITNKEYEGLYIVGGGIQNELLCQFTANALGKSAWVGPQEATSYGNIAMQFIANNHIKDLDVARKMIRNSIRVKTYIPSDFDIWDSHYRSFCNKYLK is encoded by the coding sequence GTGAAAGTTTTAGCAATCGACCTAGGTGCAAGTAGCGGTAAAATATTGCTAGGTAAACTAGAAAACGATTGTATAAATATTACCGAAGTACACCGTTTTGACAATACCCCCGTTAAAGCAGGCAAACAATTATATTGGGATATATTACGTATTTATCATGAAATTAAAATCGGTTTAAAAAAGGCGTTTCATGAAGAGAAATCAATAGAGAGTATTGCAATCGATTCTTGGGCAATAGACTTTGGATTACTAGACGAGAACGGCCTTCTTTTAGGGAATCCATTACACTATCGTGATCACCATACAGATGGTGCGATTGAAGAAGTCACGTCAATTGTTGGCGCAAAGGAACTCTATGAAAAAACAGGAATTCAATTCATACAAATTAATACAATATACCAATTATACGCACTGCAAAAAAATCAATCACGAATATTAAAAGAGGCAACATCTCTTTTAATGATTCCAGATTTAATCCGCTATTTTTTAACAGGTAAAAAATATAATGAGTTTACGAATGTAACGACGACTCAACTTTATAATCCTGTAACCAACAAATGGAATAAGGACATAATGGAGCAGTTGAATATACCAACCCAAATCTTTAACAATCCGTTAGTAAAGCCAGGAACTCATGTTGGAGATATATCAGAAGACGTTGTGAAAGAGCTGAACATCCCTAAAACAAAAGTTCTTGCGATTGGTGAACATGATACCGCATCCGCTGTCGCAGGCGTTCCTAGTACACATAAAGATTTTATTTATTTGAGCTGTGGTACTTGGTCGTTAATGGGAACAGAAGTTGATGAACCGTATATAAATGAAGCAACATATCAGGCGAATTTTACGAATGAGGGTGGAATAGAAGATACGTTTCGATTATTGAAAAATATTATGGGACTATGGATTGTCCAAGAATGCAAACGGATATGGGACCTCGAAGGGAATCAGTTCGACTATCGTCAATTAGTTTTAGATGCTAAAAATGCAACACCCTTTCGGTCACTTATTAACCCTGATGATGAGCGATTTTTTAATCCCCTAAATATGATTAAAGAAATTCAGTCATTTTGTCAGGAAACAGAACAACCGATTCCAGAAACCGTTGGTCAGATTGTTCGATGTATATTAGAAAGTTTGGCTTTTAAATACCGATACACTTATGAAAAAATATCTTCTATTACAAACAAAGAATATGAAGGTCTATATATAGTCGGCGGCGGAATTCAAAACGAGTTGTTATGCCAATTTACTGCCAATGCACTTGGAAAATCGGCTTGGGTAGGACCTCAAGAAGCTACATCATACGGGAATATAGCTATGCAGTTCATAGCAAATAACCATATTAAAGATTTAGATGTAGCACGTAAAATGATTAGAAATTCAATTCGCGTAAAGACATACATACCTTCAGACTTTGATATATGGGATTCTCATTATCGATCATTCTGTAACAAGTATTTAAAATAG
- a CDS encoding HAD family hydrolase, with product MIKAVVFDFDGLIIDTEFALYESFCNVLNVEEREMPIGEYATFIGTDSTDLLDYIVRKSNKRLTKEDIVEKTNRIHRQKLEYPVARDGVEDYLKTAKDLGLKIGLASSSNRKWVTSFLEHLGFIKYFDVIQTSDDVEMVKPDPALYRNVIKAFGIKPSEAIAFEDSANGLKAAIGAGLNCVIVPNKVTKNLEFEGYHLRLNSMKDKSLKEVITNFNIQ from the coding sequence ATGATTAAAGCGGTTGTTTTCGATTTTGACGGGTTAATTATTGATACTGAATTTGCTCTATATGAGAGTTTTTGTAACGTGTTAAATGTCGAGGAAAGGGAAATGCCAATTGGAGAATATGCAACTTTCATCGGAACGGATTCAACTGACTTATTAGATTATATTGTGCGTAAATCCAACAAGAGGCTGACGAAAGAGGACATTGTTGAGAAAACGAATCGTATACATAGACAAAAACTAGAATATCCAGTAGCCCGAGATGGGGTAGAAGACTACTTGAAAACCGCAAAGGACTTAGGGTTAAAAATTGGATTGGCATCAAGCTCTAACCGGAAATGGGTCACATCATTTCTTGAACACCTAGGTTTTATAAAGTATTTTGATGTCATCCAAACAAGTGATGATGTTGAAATGGTAAAACCTGATCCGGCCCTATACCGGAACGTAATCAAAGCGTTCGGTATAAAACCGAGTGAAGCCATAGCTTTTGAAGACTCTGCCAACGGTTTAAAGGCAGCCATCGGGGCCGGGCTAAATTGTGTAATCGTGCCAAATAAAGTTACGAAAAATCTTGAATTCGAAGGCTATCACTTACGATTAAACAGTATGAAAGATAAAAGTCTTAAAGAGGTCATAACGAACTTCAATATACAGTAA
- a CDS encoding ribonuclease H family protein, translated as MKYKIELSYQTPKGTEVSFTSDGLRAAEALLIAEDLEKTGRAKSILFVDSDENSWTVKDLKGFMEEIQTDPHNVTVYFDGGFDRRTKSSGLGCAIYYEQNGKSYRLRKNALVEELNTNNEAEFAAIHLGIRELELLGVHHLPVTFIGDSLVVINQLEGEWACYEEALSKWIDRIEKQLNQLGIKPEYELVSRKKNREADQLASQALNGIEITSTIEIQ; from the coding sequence ATGAAATATAAAATTGAATTATCCTATCAAACACCGAAAGGGACAGAGGTGTCTTTCACTTCTGATGGATTGCGTGCAGCTGAAGCCCTTCTAATTGCAGAGGATTTAGAAAAAACAGGTCGAGCAAAAAGCATTCTGTTCGTCGATAGTGATGAAAATTCATGGACGGTGAAAGACTTAAAAGGTTTTATGGAGGAAATCCAAACAGACCCCCACAATGTAACTGTATATTTTGATGGGGGATTTGACAGACGAACAAAATCTTCCGGATTGGGATGTGCAATTTATTATGAACAAAACGGTAAATCATATCGTTTACGAAAAAATGCTCTTGTCGAAGAACTAAATACGAATAATGAAGCAGAATTTGCTGCTATTCATCTTGGGATAAGGGAGCTGGAACTGTTAGGTGTTCATCATTTACCTGTTACATTTATCGGTGATTCACTAGTCGTTATAAACCAATTGGAAGGGGAATGGGCTTGTTATGAAGAAGCATTATCGAAATGGATAGATCGAATTGAAAAACAATTAAACCAACTTGGCATAAAACCCGAATACGAGCTTGTTTCCCGCAAGAAGAACAGGGAGGCCGATCAATTGGCATCACAAGCATTAAACGGTATAGAGATTACGAGTACTATTGAAATTCAATAA
- a CDS encoding transaldolase family protein has translation MRLFIDSSNVSQIKSLNEYFPIDGVTTNPSIIVKEQKPFLPLLKEIRNVIGEDKLLFVQTLSTRAEDIIEEARYIHDTLRGNLVVKIPVTKEGIKAIKTLSQENIHTLATTVYTPMNAYVAAKAGANYVAPYVNRIDNLTGDGIRVVYEIMAIFQKFNFSCEVLAASFKNVQQIKEVSLTGAHGVTVSPDLIEAFLSNPPIKENVEQFRNEWIQLYGEENATLLEGKRKDD, from the coding sequence ATGCGATTATTTATTGATTCATCCAATGTTTCTCAAATCAAATCGTTAAATGAATATTTTCCGATTGATGGAGTAACAACAAACCCTAGTATTATCGTTAAGGAGCAAAAGCCTTTTTTGCCACTTCTAAAGGAGATTCGGAATGTTATAGGGGAGGATAAACTACTATTCGTTCAAACGTTATCAACGAGAGCAGAAGATATTATTGAAGAAGCCCGGTATATTCATGATACATTACGTGGTAATCTAGTCGTGAAAATTCCGGTAACAAAGGAAGGAATCAAAGCGATAAAGACGTTGAGTCAAGAAAATATCCATACGTTAGCTACTACAGTCTATACCCCCATGAATGCTTATGTTGCCGCCAAAGCAGGTGCGAATTATGTTGCTCCGTATGTGAATCGAATTGACAATTTAACGGGAGATGGAATTCGTGTTGTATATGAAATTATGGCTATTTTCCAAAAGTTTAATTTTTCTTGCGAAGTATTAGCTGCAAGCTTTAAAAATGTACAACAAATAAAGGAAGTAAGTTTAACCGGGGCACATGGCGTTACAGTCTCACCTGATTTAATTGAAGCATTTCTATCAAACCCGCCTATAAAAGAAAATGTGGAACAGTTTAGAAATGAGTGGATTCAGTTGTATGGAGAGGAAAATGCCACATTGCTTGAAGGGAAACGTAAAGATGATTAA
- a CDS encoding halocarboxylic acid dehydrogenase DehI family protein, protein MRFGIPEVFEDDVTGSLHYLYENMKHVLKVPIVNFMFRTLAHYDAFLHMAWKQVGPNMLTVTVENAAKELRFPNISFQAPKINFSLDDLHRSQLRDVIFLFNYVNSKLLLISIAWEESLGYRPVLGGKETLGIIQPGILEGLPNIRFVQFKQATPFTQQLLMDIMREKRSYDVASDYRALANYPEFLHFSWRHIKPFLQTNEYTLKKHELRRKARELVHNRFPYPVTFTPEHLHTLYNPKEVAGILGVIYMFSNFIAELIIDGECFRRIIE, encoded by the coding sequence ATGAGATTTGGTATTCCAGAAGTGTTTGAAGATGATGTCACGGGAAGTTTGCACTATTTATATGAAAATATGAAACACGTATTAAAAGTGCCAATCGTTAACTTTATGTTCCGAACACTTGCACACTACGATGCGTTTTTACATATGGCATGGAAGCAAGTGGGACCTAACATGTTAACCGTTACAGTAGAAAATGCTGCCAAAGAATTAAGGTTTCCGAATATCTCCTTTCAAGCACCTAAAATTAATTTTAGTTTGGATGATTTACACCGAAGTCAACTTCGTGATGTGATTTTTTTATTTAATTATGTAAATTCGAAGTTGTTACTGATTAGTATAGCATGGGAAGAAAGCTTAGGTTATCGACCAGTATTGGGTGGTAAGGAAACTTTAGGTATTATTCAACCTGGTATTTTAGAAGGTTTACCAAATATACGCTTCGTTCAATTTAAGCAAGCTACTCCTTTTACTCAACAGCTTTTAATGGACATTATGAGAGAGAAGAGAAGTTATGATGTTGCTAGTGATTATAGAGCATTAGCAAACTACCCTGAATTTTTACATTTCTCTTGGAGGCATATTAAGCCGTTTTTACAGACAAATGAATACACTTTGAAGAAACATGAACTCCGGAGGAAAGCAAGAGAATTAGTACATAACCGATTTCCATATCCGGTCACTTTTACCCCTGAACACTTGCATACATTGTATAACCCAAAAGAAGTAGCTGGTATTTTGGGAGTTATATATATGTTTTCCAATTTTATTGCTGAACTTATTATAGATGGAGAGTGCTTTCGTCGTATAATTGAGTGA
- a CDS encoding DeoR/GlpR family DNA-binding transcription regulator, whose translation MAKKNPYLEGLLANDRQQEVSKIVNQSGSIRVTQLSRLFGVTEETIRRDLEKLESEGKLKRIHGGAISLDDTSRELPLDDRTTLNIDKKHAIAKKASHFIHDGDIIAVDSSTTCFELIKVIKHKHITLLTNSLLALLELRNNDNVTVFCTGGYYHNDHHAFLGHSAENAITDHSIGKLFLSCKALDPKWGISESHEQQAMMKREFLNVAEEIYLLVDSTKVNYKALVRTSKLDQIHFIITDEAISADTIQKIEEQGVEVIVASH comes from the coding sequence ATGGCAAAAAAGAACCCTTATTTAGAAGGGCTTTTGGCAAATGATCGACAACAAGAAGTATCAAAGATAGTCAATCAATCTGGGTCAATACGTGTAACACAATTAAGTCGGTTATTTGGAGTAACAGAAGAAACAATCCGAAGGGACCTAGAAAAACTAGAGTCAGAGGGGAAATTGAAGCGTATCCATGGTGGTGCTATATCGTTAGATGATACTTCAAGGGAACTTCCATTAGATGATCGGACCACGCTAAATATAGATAAGAAACATGCCATTGCAAAAAAGGCTTCTCATTTTATACATGATGGTGATATTATTGCCGTAGATTCCAGTACTACTTGCTTTGAGCTAATTAAGGTAATAAAACATAAACATATAACATTGTTAACGAACAGTTTATTAGCTCTGTTAGAGTTAAGAAATAATGATAATGTAACGGTATTTTGTACTGGTGGTTATTATCATAATGATCATCATGCTTTTTTAGGACATTCAGCAGAGAACGCCATTACAGATCATAGTATTGGGAAACTATTCTTATCCTGTAAAGCGTTAGATCCTAAGTGGGGGATAAGCGAAAGCCATGAACAGCAGGCTATGATGAAGCGAGAGTTTTTGAATGTTGCGGAGGAAATATATTTATTAGTTGATAGTACAAAAGTAAACTATAAAGCTTTAGTTAGAACGTCTAAATTAGATCAAATTCATTTCATTATCACTGATGAAGCGATTTCCGCCGACACCATTCAAAAAATAGAAGAACAAGGTGTAGAAGTGATTGTGGCCTCCCACTAA
- a CDS encoding DMT family transporter: protein MKKIYFLLLFVMLMWGLNVSALKVLVENIDPILLTSFRIFTAGVVVIIISVAMGIFRLPTGKEFTIILYITVFNVIIHHLSLASGIKLTTGVNAGLIIGLNPLLTMVLSILFLKNKVTPLRVIGFVLGFVGVAITTLSSSGEISGISLGDILVFVGILVQAISFILISKYNPAFDPRLLTGYMLIIGSIFIFGLSLILGRQVSEMTSLFDWKLGSVFLFSAILCTACGHMIYNFAIKNVGPAETAIFINLSTFFALLGAVIFLGEKVTFYNIVGLVFILFGVFSGTGALEYILSKNKSNSGKLKVSEVS, encoded by the coding sequence ATGAAGAAAATATACTTTTTATTATTATTTGTCATGTTAATGTGGGGGTTAAATGTCTCCGCACTTAAAGTACTTGTTGAAAACATTGATCCCATTTTGCTAACTTCATTCCGGATCTTCACTGCCGGTGTAGTGGTCATCATCATTAGTGTAGCAATGGGTATTTTTCGCCTACCTACGGGAAAAGAATTTACAATAATTCTCTATATAACAGTTTTTAACGTTATTATCCATCATCTCTCTCTCGCATCTGGTATAAAACTTACCACAGGCGTTAATGCAGGATTAATTATTGGATTAAATCCATTATTGACGATGGTATTATCAATTCTTTTCTTAAAAAACAAGGTAACACCTCTGCGTGTGATTGGATTTGTATTAGGTTTTGTTGGAGTTGCGATAACAACTTTATCCAGCTCTGGAGAAATATCGGGTATATCTCTTGGCGATATATTAGTCTTTGTAGGTATTCTAGTTCAAGCTATAAGCTTTATTCTCATTAGCAAGTATAACCCTGCTTTTGATCCGAGACTGTTAACGGGTTACATGTTAATAATTGGGTCAATATTTATCTTTGGCCTAAGTTTAATATTAGGAAGGCAAGTCTCCGAAATGACAAGTCTATTTGATTGGAAATTAGGATCTGTATTTTTATTTAGTGCGATATTGTGTACTGCATGTGGTCACATGATTTATAATTTTGCCATAAAGAATGTAGGACCAGCAGAAACGGCAATTTTTATTAATTTAAGCACATTTTTTGCTCTATTAGGAGCCGTTATCTTTTTAGGAGAAAAGGTAACATTTTATAACATCGTTGGTTTAGTCTTTATTTTATTTGGTGTATTTTCTGGTACTGGAGCATTAGAGTATATTTTAAGTAAAAACAAGAGTAATAGTGGAAAATTAAAAGTGTCGGAAGTTAGTTAA
- a CDS encoding MFS transporter gives MSEYTEVNVNVKKERIWTKDFALICMANFFIFLGFQMTLPTLPLFVQHLGGSDKLIGFVSGIFMFSALLLRPYAGHALESKGRRFVYMWGLAIFVISVGTYAFIVSIALLVIMRIVQGLGWGLSTTATGTIATDLIPPKRRGEGMGYFGLSGNIALAFGPALGLTLVGHISFTQLFLMCSMFGLIALILSSRISYKKVEQVEEKSIPLKFDIFEKSAIQPSILLFFITVTFGGMASFLPLYTAEEGIKGIELYFFIFAMFLMVSRTFAGQIYDRKGHIYVFLPGSLMIATAMFLLVWMPNSVVLYTAAAFYGFGFGTIQPALHAWSVEKAPMNRRGMANATFFSFFDMGVGFGAIGFGFIAHAFGYSFIYLVGAFSVFVSISIYIMSLMKSKAKT, from the coding sequence ATGTCGGAATATACAGAAGTGAATGTTAATGTAAAGAAAGAGCGAATATGGACGAAAGATTTTGCCCTCATATGTATGGCAAACTTTTTTATTTTTTTAGGCTTTCAAATGACGTTACCTACACTCCCGCTATTTGTTCAACACTTAGGTGGTAGTGATAAATTAATAGGATTTGTAAGTGGGATTTTTATGTTTTCCGCCTTATTGCTACGCCCGTATGCAGGGCATGCGTTAGAATCAAAAGGAAGACGGTTTGTGTACATGTGGGGGTTAGCCATTTTCGTCATTTCTGTAGGTACATACGCGTTTATTGTAAGTATTGCACTTTTAGTTATAATGCGGATTGTTCAAGGTTTAGGGTGGGGCCTTTCTACTACCGCTACTGGCACAATTGCAACCGATTTAATCCCACCAAAGCGCCGTGGAGAAGGAATGGGTTATTTTGGCTTATCGGGAAATATTGCGTTAGCCTTCGGTCCTGCATTAGGACTTACCCTAGTAGGTCATATATCATTCACTCAATTGTTTTTAATGTGTTCTATGTTTGGACTCATTGCTTTAATTCTTTCATCTCGTATTTCGTATAAAAAAGTAGAGCAAGTTGAGGAAAAGTCAATTCCTTTAAAATTTGATATCTTTGAAAAAAGTGCAATCCAACCTTCTATATTGTTGTTTTTTATTACGGTTACATTTGGAGGTATGGCTTCCTTTTTACCGTTATATACTGCGGAGGAAGGCATTAAAGGAATTGAGCTTTATTTCTTTATATTTGCTATGTTTTTGATGGTATCCCGGACATTTGCTGGGCAAATATATGATCGGAAAGGACACATTTACGTCTTTTTGCCGGGTAGCTTGATGATTGCAACGGCTATGTTCTTGCTAGTGTGGATGCCAAATTCAGTTGTGTTGTATACGGCAGCTGCTTTTTATGGGTTTGGCTTTGGAACGATTCAACCCGCGCTACACGCCTGGTCAGTGGAAAAGGCACCAATGAATCGTAGAGGAATGGCTAACGCCACATTTTTCTCATTTTTTGATATGGGCGTAGGGTTTGGAGCTATTGGGTTTGGTTTTATTGCCCATGCCTTTGGATATAGTTTTATATACTTAGTAGGGGCATTCTCTGTGTTTGTATCGATTTCGATATATATTATGTCGTTAATGAAAAGTAAAGCGAAAACATAA